CCACAGATAGCCGGATGTCAGAGACCGAGAGGAAATGTTGTTATAAATAGAAATTCCAGAGGTGAACCACTTGAAGTGAAGATGATTCATGAAGGTGTAACTGTCGCGACCTCATCTGTTTTTTGGATGGATAAAAATGCGGCTGAAATTTCACTGGAGTTTTCGAGTAAAGAAGAAACCGAAAAATGGGCGGTTTACGTTTTATCATCCCTGTCACAAGAATTGATTTCACAGGGAAAAATCCCTTTGTATCTCGCTCCTGAGATCAACCCGAAATCGTGGTCGATTGCTGAAAAGATCGGTTTTAGAGGGACCAATTACAAAATCATAGAAATTAGAGCCGATTCAACTCGCCGTTCGAAAAGAGAAGAATTATGTTAGACAGTGATATTAAAGCTATTTTGAAAGAAATTCAGAAAATGAGAAGAATTGGGGAACACGAAAGAGCCCTTGAGGTCATTGAAAATCTATATAAAACAGAGAAAGATCTGGACAAGGGCATCATAGCATTCCTCCAATATCAAAAAGGGTTGATATATTCCAAGAGGAAAGAAAAAGAAAAGGCGATGGATTCATTCGCGATAGCGATTGATTATTCAAAATCAGCTACGCAAAAAGTCGTAATACAAGCGGCAAATTCAGAAGTCTTGGGTCATTTGGTTGATGCTTATTACTCTTTGAAGAATCTGAGTTTACAGAAGAGTTCGGCGGGAGAAAAAAACATGGCTGACTCGCTGATAAACGAAATGCTTAAGACAAACAACGTTTTGAGAAAATCGATTGAATTCGTAGAAAAGATTGACGAATCAAAAATAGACGACAAAATTGCCGAAGAAATCGGAAATTTGCTGAAGGTCAACAAAAACGATCCTTATATTTGGTGCCTTTTCGGGAAATACCACTCGAGCAAAGGAAAATATGATAAAGCCTTGAACTGTTTCGAGAAGGGAACATCAAGCCAGTTGAAGAAGTTCGAAAGCCTCGTTGGAGCAGTTCATTGCCATATAATGCTTGGAAATGTGGAACTTGCAAAAATCAACCTGAAAGCGGCAAGGGAGACCGCCAAAACAGATCAGGAAATCGCCGACCTCGAAAAGATTGAACAACTGATTGAAAAAATTAAACCTAAAGCGGCAGAAGAACCTCAAGAAGACGAATTGCTTATCGAACATAGTACAACTATGCCTCCCCCTCCTCCTGAAGATTTCACACAGAAAAATATAACTCAGGATGCTGAAGAAGAAGACGATTTTAAACAAGGTGATTTGCTGTCTGTAGTATCAGAGACAGCTCCAAAATCTCAAGAAATTTTAAAACCAGATGAAAACGAAGAGGAAATTGAAACCGAGGGCAAAAAAGAGACACACACCCAACCGGATTTAAAAGTTCCTCCACCCCCTCCAGATGATGAACAATTGGAAATCCTTCCTGAAAAAGAAAGCTCAAAAACTTTTGAAGAATTCGAGCATATAGACGAAGTCGAAAAATCTGCATTGTGGGTAAGGACAGAACCGGAAAAGAAAACCGATGAGAAATATTGGAAAAATCAGAAAAAATACGAGAGAAAGCTGTCTCTTTTAAATTCGGTGGTTTCAATCCTGGTTTTCCTGTCTTTCGCGTCTGGAATCGCTGCGGGAGTGATTATCGCTTTAAAATTACTTTAAAGTATGGAAAGAAGATTACTAAACCTAAACAACAGACAATTGTCGGAAAAATTGAAAGAAGATTCAATCGACACGGTAATTCTCCCTGTTGGAACAATCGAATCTCACGGAGTGACGCCTCTTGGAACGGACGTTATAATCCCCGAAAAAATAGCATTGGATATTTGCAATGATCTCAACGCGATTGTAGCGCCTACCATTTCTTACGGTTTGACAAAAGGGCTGCTTCCGCATAAAGGCTCAATGACTCTATCAGAGACCACTTTCGAAAACATACTTTTTGATGTCGCCCTTTCCTTGAAAAGAATAGGTTTCAGAAAAGTTGTGATAATTAACGGCCATGGAGGCAATATTAATTCTATTAAAAACGCTCAATATAGAATTTACAAAGAAATCGGTTTGTACTCGGTGACTGTGAATTGGTGGATTTTGTGCTCGGATATCCCGGTAAAACTATTCGGTAAAACAGGCGGACACGCTGCGGTCGATGAAACTGCTATGATTCAGGCAATTGATCCAGAACTGGTTCATTGGGAATACTTGTGCGGAGTTGAAAAATTCAGACCTTTTCAAGGCGTTGATTCTATACCTTATCCTTCCAACATTCTCGTCTATGACGAGCTTGGAGGAGAACCCGTCGACGACGAGGTTTTGTCAAAGAAATTTTATGAAAAAGTCGTGTCACGAGTTTCGGAGGTGTCCAAGCAAATTCTTGAAAGCATGGATTCATTGATCAATTCAAATTTATTATCTTAGTTTCACCAATATACTTTTCGGTGTTGTATTCAGTGATATTTCTCAATTTTTTTATTTCATCTTCCATTCTTTTCAAAGCTTCCATTGTCAAATCTATATGCTTTATGATTGCTTGATCTTCACAGATGTTGTGTATTTGTGAAGTAGATAGCATCGCTACCGTGAGTGGTTGAGTTATCCGATGAGAAACAGCTCCTGCCGTTTGAAGAAGAACTTCAGTTCGAAGAAGGTTTTCCCTGTTTTCTTTTAAAATATTTTGTTGTGTCAATATGTGGATTGTCTGGCTGTACATTGAAAAAAGCTCTTCGTTGTACTCGATTTTTTCAGCTTCAGACACGGCTAAAATGAAATTTTTTGGAAATTCGTTTATGTAAATATCTTCATTCATCAGAAACGGGGAAAACAGGATTTTATTTGTGATCGTCTCAGGCGATTTAGTCCTTTCTTCTGTAAAATCAAGGATATGATAATGCTTCTCAGTAATATAAGAAAAGTTGTCTCTGTATCTGCTTTTCAACTGCTCGATGACCTTTTCCTCAAACATTGTATTTTCGAATAGCCCTTTTCTGATAATCAATTTCCCTTTGTCGGAATTTATGTTGAAAAAAATCCCCAAAAATGAATTTTGATAAAAACCTTCAGCGAGGATTTCCAGACTTTCTTCAATGTTGTATGCCTCGGATGCCTTTATTCTGTATTTGTAGAAATTCTGAATTTTCATTTCTTGAGCCGCGTATATTTCCCTTTTTACATGCTGTTCAGTGACATCCCTGTATATAACTACTATACCAATTGGTTCGGTGTCTTTTTTGTTGTAAGTGTCGTCTTCGAAATAAACCGGGCCTCCTGCAATGCTGACCCAAATAATCGAACCGTCTTTTCGAATCCTCGGTACATCATCTTTGCCCAGTCTCATGCCCATCATGATGTTTTTCGTCATTTCTTTACCTGCAGCGTATTCATTTTCAGGCAGAATCAGACGGTCGATATTTTTTTTGAAAATTTCTTCTTTGAGGCCATATCCAAACGTCTCAAGAAATACTTTGTTAGCGCTTATTATATTGCTTTCCGAATCTATAAAAGCGACGGCGTCTGGAATATAATCCAGGAATAAAGATGAAAAATGCCTCTTGAAAAAATCGTCTATATCGAAAAAAGCGTAAATTCTCCAGAGCCAGCGATTGCTAATCTTGATGGATGAAACAAGAATATTAGACGGGTAAATTATCCTGTCAATAACCATGTGAACGCCCAACCAGTAACAGTGGAGTTTTTGAGGATTGTTGAGCAGAGAAATCAACCTTGAATTGCTGGAAAAGTCTTCTGGTTGAAAAAGATCTTTAACAGAATATCCAATTGGGTCCGTTGAAAAAAGAAACTTCATGCTGTCGTTGACGAAAACTATTTTGCCGTTTTCAATAAGAATGCATTTATTTTCTTGAAGGACAAAACTATTTATTTCATCTGGGGATAGAATTAATTTTTTCATCGTTCCAATAGCGATTGATTATTTATCTATTGTATTGTATCAATATTTATCTTTATTGTTAAGTAAAAAGGAGATCTGATGAAATCTAAAATAGCTTTAGTTACTGGCATAACAGGTCAAGATGGTTCATATCTTGCGGAGTTTCTCCTCGGCAAAGGATATGAAGTTCACGGTATGAGAAGGAGAACGTCGATTTTCAACACCGACAGAATTGACCATATTTACGACGATCCTCACATGCCTGGAGCAAAGCTCTTTCTTCATTATGCTGATTTGACTGATTCTTCAAGTATAATAAAACTATTGGGCAAAATAAAGCCGGATGAAATATACAATTTAGGAGCTCAGAGTCATGTTCAGGTTTCTTTTGAAACCCCAGAGTACACTGCCCAGTCTGACGCTTTGGGCACTTTAAGAATACTCGAAGGAATGAGAATCCTAAATATTAACGACAGCGTAAAGTTTTACCAAGCTTCGACAAGCGAACTATACGGGAAAGCGCATGAATTTCCTCAAAATGAAAATACGCCTTTTCATCCGAGAAGCCCTTACGGAGTGGCAAAACTTTATTCTTACTGGATTACCGTGAACTACAGGGAGGCTTTTGATTTTCACGCCAGCAATGGGATTCTATTCAATCATGAATCACCGAGAAGAGGCGAAACTTTTGTGACGAGAAAGATCACGAGAGCGGTCGCGAGAATTAAGCATAAAGTTCAAAAACGATTGTACATAGGAAACCTAAACGCTCAGAGGGATTGGGGGTTTGCCGGGGACTATGTCGAAGCGATGTGGCTGATGTTGCAGCAGGAAAAAGGAGACGATTATGTCATCGCTACAGGTAAGACTTTCTCCGTGAGGTATTTTCTTGAGAATTGTTTCAAAAAGATAGGCGTTGTTATTGCCTGGAAAGGCGAGGGGGTGGAAGAGCAGGGTATAGACGATTCGACGGGGGAAGTTCTTGTAAAAGTAGATCCAGATTATTTTCGACCCGCTGAAGTAGAAAAGTTGGTGGGGGACAGTTCAAAAGCCAGACAAAAATTCGGATGGGAACCGAAAGTATCTCTGGACGAATTGATAGACATGATGATGGAATCAGACATAAAACAAGTCGAGATGGAGATGGCCATAAAAAATTCAGGTTTTAATTATTCAGCGCGGGGAAGGGCTGACAAACTTCTCTGAAGGGTGTTTTTTTGGTAAAATCGAAAATGGAAAAAGATTTATTTTGGGATTTTGTCGAAATTGTTTCTCTTTTGAGAAAGAAATGCCCATGGGACAAGTCTCAGACCTTGGAAAGCCTTTCAAACCATTTAATTGAAGAAACTCAGGAAATCGTAGAATCAATTTCATTATCGCCCGAAAAGTTGAATGAAGAACTGGGGGATCTGCTTCTTGTTTTACTCATGATGTCGGAGGTGGCTGAAGAAAAAGGATTATTTGATATACGAAACGTACTCGAAAAGGTTAAAGAAAAAGTCGTATTCAGGCATCCTCATATTTTTGGCAATACAAAAGCCGGGACTCCGGAGGAAGTGAAGAAAATCTGGAACAGGATGAAAAGTATAGAAAAAGGCGTGTCTTTTCTGAAACAAGCTTCGTTGATACAGAAGGAAGCTTCTGAAAAAGGCTTTGACTGGGAACATCACGAGCAAGTTGTCGAAAAACTTCAGGAAGAAATCCGAGAATTGATCGAAAGCGAAAACACCGCCCAAAGAGAAGAAGAGATAGGCGATATTATTTTCGTGACCGTTCATCTTGCGAATCATTTCGGTGTAGATCCTGATAAAGCATTGAAAGGTACGATTGACAAATTCAATAAAAGGTTTGGTTTCGTAGAGAAAAAAATGGCTGAATCAGGACACGAGATGAATCGGAAAAATATCGATATCATGGAGAATTACTGGAGACAAAAAGCGGAGAAAATTGATTTTAAAAGGGGAAAAAATGATTGATGAAATAAAAGAATCCCTGACTTTTGACGACGTTCTTCTCGTTCCTCAAAAGTCTTCAGTTTTACCCAAGCAGGTCGATGTTTCAACGAAGTTGGCTAAAGATATCGAACTTAAAATTCCTCTTGTCAGCGCGGCAATGGACACTGTGACTGAATTTTCGTTGGCTATTGCAATGGCAAGAGAAGGCGGAATTGGAATCATACACAAGAACATGTCGGTTAAAAAACAAAGTGAAGAGGTGAAAAAAGTAAAAAGATCCGAAAGTGGAATGATCAGTACGCCTATGACTATCGGACCTGAAATACCCCTGAAAAAAGCCATTGAAATAATGAAAATAAACGATATATCAGGTCTTTGTGTTGTCGATGAAAACATGAAACTAATAGGTCTTCTCACTCACAGGGACGTTATGTTCGAAAAAGATTTGGATAAAAAAGTTTTCAATGTCATGACGAAAGATAATTTGAGGACGGCTCCCGTCGGAACGAACATCGAACAGGCGATAGAAATTTTTAAAAAATACAAAATAGAAAAATTGCCGATAGTCGACGATTCCGGTAGGATTTTTGGTCTTATGACCGTCAAGGATGTTGAAAAAAGAATGTGGCACCCCCTGGCTAGTAAAGACAAGGATGGAAGATTGCGAGTAGGCGCTGCTGTTGGAATTTCTGGTGATACTATGGAGCGGGTTCGATCATTGTTAGATTCAGGGGTTGACGTAATCGTAGTTGACACCGCTCATGGCCATTCCGCGAGTGTTCTGAAATTGATAGAGTCAATAAGAAAAGAACACCCCGAATCTACTATTGTGGGCGGAAATGTAGCCACGAGAGAAGGCGTAAAAGACCTTATTTTATCCGGGGTTGACGGAGTGAAAGTAGGTATAGGTCCAGGCTCGATATGCACTACAAGAGTTGTCGCGGGTGTTGGAGTTCCGCAGTTGACGGCTATAACGGAAACAGTTGAACAGGCGACAATAATTGGGGTTCCGGTGATAGCAGACGGCGGAATAAAATATTCGGGAGACCTCGTCAAAGCATTCGCCGCTGGAGCTAACTCAGTAATGATAGGAAGTCTTTTAGCCGGAACAGATGAGAGTCCTGGAGAAATAGTGTATCTCGAAGGAAGAAGTTTTAAGGTTTATAGAGCCATGGGATCTCTACAGGCGATGAAACAGGGTAGCGCGGACAGGTATTTTCAAGAGGGGATGAGTAAGTTTGTTCCGGAAGGGGTTGTCGCGAGAGTTCCTTACAGAGGAAGTTTAGACGATGTAATTTATCAGCTCATAGGAGGGTTAAAAGCAGGCATGGGGTATTTGGGGGCTGAAAACCTCAGCGAATTAAAGGAAAAAGCTGTTTTTGTAAAAATATCTCCAGCCGGACTGAGGGAAAGTCATCCCCATGATATAATAATAACAGAAGAACCTCCAAACTACGGAGTTTTTAAGTGAGTCAAATAAAAGGAACAACTGTTCTCGCCGTCGTGAAAGATAATTCGGCGTCAATAGGAGCCGACGGACAGGTAACTTTCGGCAACACAATAATTAAATCAAAAGCCGTGAAACTCAGAAAAATGGCCGATGGCAAAGTCGTAGTGGGTTTCGCAGGCTCGGTCGCTGACGCTTTTTCTCTTTTTGACAGATTCGAAAAACATATAAAAGAACATCCCGATCAGCTCAGCAGAGCGGCGGTGGCTCTGGCGAGGGAGTGGAGAAAAGACAAAGTTCTGCGGAAACTAGAAGCTATGTTGGTGGCAGTCGACAGAACAGACGCTCTTTTGATATCCGGACAAGGTGATGTCATATCACCTGAAGATGGCATCATAGCTATCGGTTCGGGAGCTCCATACGCTATCGCTTCAGCAAGAGCACTGACTCGCTACACTAAGATGTCGGCTGAGGATATTGTCAGAAAATCTCTCGAAATCACTTCAGAGATTTGTATTTACACAAACAGGGAAATAACAGTGGAGGTAATCGGTTAATGGAAAATGGATTTGAGATCATTGAAGATTTCAGCTCTTCCTTGACTCCGAAAAAAATAGTCGAATTTCTCGATCTTTATATAGTCGGGCAGTCAGAAGCCA
This genomic stretch from candidate division WOR-3 bacterium harbors:
- a CDS encoding creatininase family protein; translated protein: MERRLLNLNNRQLSEKLKEDSIDTVILPVGTIESHGVTPLGTDVIIPEKIALDICNDLNAIVAPTISYGLTKGLLPHKGSMTLSETTFENILFDVALSLKRIGFRKVVIINGHGGNINSIKNAQYRIYKEIGLYSVTVNWWILCSDIPVKLFGKTGGHAAVDETAMIQAIDPELVHWEYLCGVEKFRPFQGVDSIPYPSNILVYDELGGEPVDDEVLSKKFYEKVVSRVSEVSKQILESMDSLINSNLLS
- a CDS encoding PAS domain-containing protein, whose translation is MKKLILSPDEINSFVLQENKCILIENGKIVFVNDSMKFLFSTDPIGYSVKDLFQPEDFSSNSRLISLLNNPQKLHCYWLGVHMVIDRIIYPSNILVSSIKISNRWLWRIYAFFDIDDFFKRHFSSLFLDYIPDAVAFIDSESNIISANKVFLETFGYGLKEEIFKKNIDRLILPENEYAAGKEMTKNIMMGMRLGKDDVPRIRKDGSIIWVSIAGGPVYFEDDTYNKKDTEPIGIVVIYRDVTEQHVKREIYAAQEMKIQNFYKYRIKASEAYNIEESLEILAEGFYQNSFLGIFFNINSDKGKLIIRKGLFENTMFEEKVIEQLKSRYRDNFSYITEKHYHILDFTEERTKSPETITNKILFSPFLMNEDIYINEFPKNFILAVSEAEKIEYNEELFSMYSQTIHILTQQNILKENRENLLRTEVLLQTAGAVSHRITQPLTVAMLSTSQIHNICEDQAIIKHIDLTMEALKRMEDEIKKLRNITEYNTEKYIGETKIINLN
- the gmd gene encoding GDP-mannose 4,6-dehydratase produces the protein MKSKIALVTGITGQDGSYLAEFLLGKGYEVHGMRRRTSIFNTDRIDHIYDDPHMPGAKLFLHYADLTDSSSIIKLLGKIKPDEIYNLGAQSHVQVSFETPEYTAQSDALGTLRILEGMRILNINDSVKFYQASTSELYGKAHEFPQNENTPFHPRSPYGVAKLYSYWITVNYREAFDFHASNGILFNHESPRRGETFVTRKITRAVARIKHKVQKRLYIGNLNAQRDWGFAGDYVEAMWLMLQQEKGDDYVIATGKTFSVRYFLENCFKKIGVVIAWKGEGVEEQGIDDSTGEVLVKVDPDYFRPAEVEKLVGDSSKARQKFGWEPKVSLDELIDMMMESDIKQVEMEMAIKNSGFNYSARGRADKLL
- the mazG gene encoding nucleoside triphosphate pyrophosphohydrolase, giving the protein MEKDLFWDFVEIVSLLRKKCPWDKSQTLESLSNHLIEETQEIVESISLSPEKLNEELGDLLLVLLMMSEVAEEKGLFDIRNVLEKVKEKVVFRHPHIFGNTKAGTPEEVKKIWNRMKSIEKGVSFLKQASLIQKEASEKGFDWEHHEQVVEKLQEEIRELIESENTAQREEEIGDIIFVTVHLANHFGVDPDKALKGTIDKFNKRFGFVEKKMAESGHEMNRKNIDIMENYWRQKAEKIDFKRGKND
- the guaB gene encoding IMP dehydrogenase, which codes for MIDEIKESLTFDDVLLVPQKSSVLPKQVDVSTKLAKDIELKIPLVSAAMDTVTEFSLAIAMAREGGIGIIHKNMSVKKQSEEVKKVKRSESGMISTPMTIGPEIPLKKAIEIMKINDISGLCVVDENMKLIGLLTHRDVMFEKDLDKKVFNVMTKDNLRTAPVGTNIEQAIEIFKKYKIEKLPIVDDSGRIFGLMTVKDVEKRMWHPLASKDKDGRLRVGAAVGISGDTMERVRSLLDSGVDVIVVDTAHGHSASVLKLIESIRKEHPESTIVGGNVATREGVKDLILSGVDGVKVGIGPGSICTTRVVAGVGVPQLTAITETVEQATIIGVPVIADGGIKYSGDLVKAFAAGANSVMIGSLLAGTDESPGEIVYLEGRSFKVYRAMGSLQAMKQGSADRYFQEGMSKFVPEGVVARVPYRGSLDDVIYQLIGGLKAGMGYLGAENLSELKEKAVFVKISPAGLRESHPHDIIITEEPPNYGVFK
- the hslV gene encoding ATP-dependent protease subunit HslV, coding for MSQIKGTTVLAVVKDNSASIGADGQVTFGNTIIKSKAVKLRKMADGKVVVGFAGSVADAFSLFDRFEKHIKEHPDQLSRAAVALAREWRKDKVLRKLEAMLVAVDRTDALLISGQGDVISPEDGIIAIGSGAPYAIASARALTRYTKMSAEDIVRKSLEITSEICIYTNREITVEVIG